One segment of Brassica napus cultivar Da-Ae chromosome C3, Da-Ae, whole genome shotgun sequence DNA contains the following:
- the LOC111204381 gene encoding protein phosphatase inhibitor 2 isoform X2: MKGRVQWDEANIVEIESNKPVRQKITEPKTPYHPMIHDDDDYDDDGSLSPRGGRSFDECVDDMQRAEELKNARFTSQGSGSGGGGWSSAEDEEADPLDDEGLEGEKNERFSELRRVHYDEFHKVKELRSLGSFYEEEEEDEDDDASKKAETTTSPHSEGGVTKEVEAAEKSSS; encoded by the exons ATGAA GGGGCGTGTACAATGGGATGAAGCTAATATTGTGGAGATTGAATCTAACAAGCCTGTTAGGCAGAAGATCACTGAGCCAAAGACTCCTTACCACCCCATGattcatgatgatgatgattatgatgatgatg GTTCTCTATCTCCAAGAGGAGGAAGATCGTTTGACGAATGCGTTGATGATATGCAACGTGCAGAAGAACTGAAGAATGCTAGGTTTACTAGCCAGGGGTCTGGTTCTGGTGGTGGCGGCTGGAGCTCGgctgaggatgaagaagcagaTCCATTAGATGATGAAG GTTTGGAAGGTGAGAAAAATGAGAGGTTCAGTGAACTCAGAAGAGTACATTACGATGAGTTCCACAAGGTGAAGGAACTGAGGTCCCTAGGGTCCTtctacgaagaagaagaagaggacgaGGATGATGACGCTAGTAAAAAAGCAGAGACAACAACCTCACCACACAGCGAAGGCGGCGTTACCAAAGAGGTAGAAGCAGCGGAGAAGTCATCTTCATAA
- the LOC111204381 gene encoding protein phosphatase inhibitor 2 isoform X4 — protein MIHDDDDYDDDGSLSPRGGRSFDECVDDMQRAEELKNARFTSQGSGSGGGGWSSAEDEEADPLDDEGLEGEKNERFSELRRVHYDEFHKVKELRSLGSFYEEEEEDEDDDASKKAETTTSPHSEGGVTKEVEAAEKSSS, from the exons ATGattcatgatgatgatgattatgatgatgatg GTTCTCTATCTCCAAGAGGAGGAAGATCGTTTGACGAATGCGTTGATGATATGCAACGTGCAGAAGAACTGAAGAATGCTAGGTTTACTAGCCAGGGGTCTGGTTCTGGTGGTGGCGGCTGGAGCTCGgctgaggatgaagaagcagaTCCATTAGATGATGAAG GTTTGGAAGGTGAGAAAAATGAGAGGTTCAGTGAACTCAGAAGAGTACATTACGATGAGTTCCACAAGGTGAAGGAACTGAGGTCCCTAGGGTCCTtctacgaagaagaagaagaggacgaGGATGATGACGCTAGTAAAAAAGCAGAGACAACAACCTCACCACACAGCGAAGGCGGCGTTACCAAAGAGGTAGAAGCAGCGGAGAAGTCATCTTCATAA
- the LOC111204381 gene encoding protein phosphatase inhibitor 2 isoform X1, with the protein MARSKCHRSQSQSQTKGRLRNAGGGKFEKSQNPSLRATDRGKKKKKVNWRLKKMTDPKKGRVQWDEANIVEIESNKPVRQKITEPKTPYHPMIHDDDDYDDDGSLSPRGGRSFDECVDDMQRAEELKNARFTSQGSGSGGGGWSSAEDEEADPLDDEGLEGEKNERFSELRRVHYDEFHKVKELRSLGSFYEEEEEDEDDDASKKAETTTSPHSEGGVTKEVEAAEKSSS; encoded by the exons ATGGCGAGATCTAAATGCCATCGCAGTCAAAGTCAAAGTCAAACAAAGGGACGGCTTCGTAACGCTGGAGGGGGTAAATTCGAGAAATCCCAAAACCCCAGTCTGCGAGCTACCGatcgaggaaaaaaaaaaaaaaaagttaactgGAGATTGAAGAAGATGACTGATCCAAAGAA GGGGCGTGTACAATGGGATGAAGCTAATATTGTGGAGATTGAATCTAACAAGCCTGTTAGGCAGAAGATCACTGAGCCAAAGACTCCTTACCACCCCATGattcatgatgatgatgattatgatgatgatg GTTCTCTATCTCCAAGAGGAGGAAGATCGTTTGACGAATGCGTTGATGATATGCAACGTGCAGAAGAACTGAAGAATGCTAGGTTTACTAGCCAGGGGTCTGGTTCTGGTGGTGGCGGCTGGAGCTCGgctgaggatgaagaagcagaTCCATTAGATGATGAAG GTTTGGAAGGTGAGAAAAATGAGAGGTTCAGTGAACTCAGAAGAGTACATTACGATGAGTTCCACAAGGTGAAGGAACTGAGGTCCCTAGGGTCCTtctacgaagaagaagaagaggacgaGGATGATGACGCTAGTAAAAAAGCAGAGACAACAACCTCACCACACAGCGAAGGCGGCGTTACCAAAGAGGTAGAAGCAGCGGAGAAGTCATCTTCATAA
- the LOC111204381 gene encoding protein phosphatase inhibitor 2 isoform X3, whose protein sequence is MKGRVQWDEANIVEIESNKPVRQKITEPKTPYHPMIHDDDDGSLSPRGGRSFDECVDDMQRAEELKNARFTSQGSGSGGGGWSSAEDEEADPLDDEGLEGEKNERFSELRRVHYDEFHKVKELRSLGSFYEEEEEDEDDDASKKAETTTSPHSEGGVTKEVEAAEKSSS, encoded by the exons ATGAA GGGGCGTGTACAATGGGATGAAGCTAATATTGTGGAGATTGAATCTAACAAGCCTGTTAGGCAGAAGATCACTGAGCCAAAGACTCCTTACCACCCCATGattcatgatgatgatgat GGTTCTCTATCTCCAAGAGGAGGAAGATCGTTTGACGAATGCGTTGATGATATGCAACGTGCAGAAGAACTGAAGAATGCTAGGTTTACTAGCCAGGGGTCTGGTTCTGGTGGTGGCGGCTGGAGCTCGgctgaggatgaagaagcagaTCCATTAGATGATGAAG GTTTGGAAGGTGAGAAAAATGAGAGGTTCAGTGAACTCAGAAGAGTACATTACGATGAGTTCCACAAGGTGAAGGAACTGAGGTCCCTAGGGTCCTtctacgaagaagaagaagaggacgaGGATGATGACGCTAGTAAAAAAGCAGAGACAACAACCTCACCACACAGCGAAGGCGGCGTTACCAAAGAGGTAGAAGCAGCGGAGAAGTCATCTTCATAA
- the LOC111204386 gene encoding 3-hexulose-6-phosphate isomerase-like yields MANEKRHEMSRLSSQICNQISSVFSNPTDPHPPPLDLLVTELAGVSRRGARVFLHGVGREGLMLKAFAMRLFHLGLSSHLVSDMTTPPISSPDLLIASAGPGGFSTVDAICSVAKAAGAKVVLITAQPETGSCVKHATDVCYVPAQTMASDGGGATEKGERPLLPMGSVYEGALFVLFEMVVYKLGEVLGESPESKRCRHTNLE; encoded by the coding sequence ATGGCGAACGAGAAACGCCACGAAATGTCGAGACTATCCTCTCAAATCTGCAACCAGATCTCCTCCGTCTTCTCTAACCCTACCGATCCACACCCACCGCCTTTGGATCTCCTCGTGACGGAGCTCGCCGGAGTCTCCCGCCGCGGCGCTCGCGTCTTCCTCCACGGCGTTGGACGCGAAGGCCTCATGCTCAAAGCCTTCGCGATGCGTCTCTTCCACCTCGGCCTCTCCTCTCACTTGGTCTCCGACATGACCACGCCTCCGATCTCGTCTCCCGATCTCCTCATCGCCTCCGCCGGTCCCGGAGGATTCTCCACCGTCGACGCGATTTGCTCCGTCGCGAAAGCTGCCGGCGCTAAGGTTGTGCTCATCACCGCGCAGCCGGAGACTGGTTCTTGTGTGAAACACGCGACGGATGTTTGTTATGTCCCGGCGCAGACGATGGCGAGTGACGGTGGAGGTGCGACGGAGAAGGGAGAGAGGCCGTTGTTGCCGATGGGGAGTGTGTACGAAGGAGCGTTGTTCGTGTTGTTCGAGATGGTTGTTTACAAACTGGGTGAGGTTTTGGGCGAGTCCCCTGAGTCAAAACGGTGTCGTCACACCAATCTGGAGTAG
- the LOC106412934 gene encoding protein 108, with the protein MASSSSSSKSSLAMIMKVAALAVALVLVATEVDGQSCNRHLSGLNVCGEFVVPGADKTNPSAECCSALEAVPSECLCNTMRIASRLPTRCSIPTLSCS; encoded by the coding sequence ATGGCATCATCCTCCAGCTCTTCCAAGTCTTCATTGGCCATGATCATGAAGGTGGCCGCGCTGGCCGTGGCACTGGTTTTGGTGGCGACTGAGGTGGACGGACAGAGCTGCAATAGGCACTTGAGTGGACTGAACGTGTGTGGTGAGTTTGTCGTTCCTGGAGCCGACAAGACGAACCCGAGTGCCGAGTGTTGCAGCGCTCTCGAGGCAGTGCCGAGCGAATGCCTTTGCAACACGATGCGCATTGCCTCTAGGCTCCCCACTCGCTGCAGCATCCCTACACTCTCGTGCAGCTGA